From the Ctenopharyngodon idella isolate HZGC_01 chromosome 3, HZGC01, whole genome shotgun sequence genome, one window contains:
- the LOC127509992 gene encoding hepatocyte cell adhesion molecule-like isoform X16, with product MPKNINDMVMLIFICLCLWSLNGVFVADAVKSESVTEGESVSLNSSVTQIQTHEDIEWKFGDILIAKVNKNKESVFYNTTAAGRFRGRLRLDQTGSLTIINSRTTDSGLYTVSSSRDTINTINLTVYARLPVPVISSNSSQNSSSSSSSSSSSSCSLVCSAVNVSHVTLSWFRGNSVFSSIRVSDLSSRSDLLLHLECVDDSYSCVLNNPIRNQTQHLNNTQLCHTCAAEDSIHCCGFTEAVIRLALSALVGVATVVVLVYDIRSRRLQQKKSVQKYPTNSD from the exons AtgccaaaaaatataaatgacatGGTCATGTTAATATTCATCTGTTTGTGCTTATGGAGTCTGAATG gtgtgtttgttgctgatgcagtgaagtCAGAGTCAGTGACTGAgggagaatcagtctctctgaaCTCTAGTGTCACTCAAATACAGACACATGAAGACATCGAGTGGAAGTTTGGTGACATTCTCATAGCtaaagtaaacaaaaacaaagagagtGTGTTTTATAATACTACTGCTGCTGGGAGATTCAGAGGCAGACTGAGACTggatcagactggatctctgaccatcatcaacagcagaaccacagacTCTGGACTTTATACAGTCTCCAGCAGCAGAGACACGATCAACACGATCAATCTCACTGTCTATG ctcgtctgcctgttcctgtcatcagcagtaactcttcacaaaattcttcatcatcatcttcatcatcatcatcatcatcatgttcattggtgtgttcagctgtgaatgtgagtcatgtgactctctcctggttcAGAGGAAACAGTGTATTCTCCAGCATCAgagtgtctgatctcagcagccGGTCTGATCTTCTTCTCCATCTGGAGTGTGTGGATGAttcctacagctgtgtgctgaacaatcccatcagaaaCCAGACTCAACACCTCAACAacactcaactctgtcacacatgtgctGCAG AGGACAGTATCCACTGTTGTGGCTTTACTGAAGCTGTGATCCGACTGGCTCTCTCTGCTCtggtgggcgtggctactgtggTTGTTCTGGTTTATGACATCAGATCCAGAAGACTTCAACAGAAGAAGAGCGTCCAGAAATATCCAACAAACTCTGATTAA